The region GAACCGAGTGGGAGGCTGCAGTTGGAtcgatggagggagggagggcaggggcgATGCCTTTGTTTACCTTCTTCCGACATGGCCTCCCCCACGGGTTTCAAGATGTTCCTCCAACTGGGGCCGTCCACTTTCTGCGATATTTTGGAGGGGGTGACTCGTTAgtgaggaaaccacccccatccCTAAATCAAAGCGCGAGGCTGGTTCCCAACAGCGCTGTCCGAGAGACACTTTGAGAGAGACACGACACGGAGCTGCGCCCTCCATGGGTGGCTTGGGGGGATTCTGCGAGCCGGAGCTGTCCCCCTACTCTCCTCAGGGATTCGTTGGTTCGCGCCAGCGCCTTTTAAGGGCACCGTGGGGCGAACGGAGCGCTCAGAGCTGCTCCGGCCGCGGCCCTAGGAGCTGGAGGAGCCGCGGTAGGTGGCGGAGGGCAGGTGGCGCTGGGGCCTCGGGGCGGGCACCTCAAccgtccctccctccttccctctttcccctcccccagcccgaCCGCCCGCGCGGCCTGGCCTCGCTGGCCGCCTCTGCGGGGAGAGCACGGGACccggtgggggagggggtggcggAGTGCTAAGTCCCAGACCCTCCCCATCCCCTGCGTCTTGAGTTCGCTTCCCGCGGCCAGATGATGGAACCTAGTGGGAAGAAGCGAACGACAGCCCCCCTGAGCGAGCCCTGGagcgcccccccacccccgccccgggGACCAGCGGACGCCCCATGCCCCACCCCGCGGGGACAGGcagggcaacagagggagaggtTGAAGATTGGAGGGGCCTAGCCTTTTGCTTCTtcaagggggtggggggaggggtgttcCCCACTTGTCACCCCTTTCCCCACCAGAACCATATGGAAGAAGAGCAGGCAGGTCTCCACCTACCTGTTCATGCGCCTCACTGCCTTCCTCATGTTTTCCTTCAGTCTCCCCAGGAGGTGTGGGACTGGGACCTGGGGGGAAGGTCCCCAAGGGGTTTGTGACTCTCCTTCCTGTTGGCCTGACCTGATCCTACCTTGTCTAGGTTCAGCACAACCTCAGCATCCCTGAAACAGGAGTGTCAGGGGTTACTGCCATCCAATAGGAGATGGGGTAGGGGTCTGATCTTTATTTTTGGGGGCTGCTGGTGGAGGGAAAGCCTGGACTGAGAGTTAGGCCTGGTGGGGTTGCTGAGAGGGCCTAGCGGCCTGCTGCTCTGTGAAGGGCTGAGCCCCGTGCCAGTTGTTAAACTGAGAAGTTTTAACTTGTTTAGTGAACATTCAGGGCTGTCTCTACCCTTCAGATACACAaaatggaaggggaaggaaggcgGCAAGAGAGGGCTTCTTACACTTTTTTCAATGCCTGCTTGAGAAAGAGGAGGCCCCTCGCGGAGCTGGTTTGCCTTCTTTTGTGTCCTGGTTTGATTCCTTATGGCTTCCGTTCTGTTCCCCCTCTCAGCCTGGCCTGTTTTAGGAAACTCAGGCTGAGAGTATCAGTTGCGTGGTGGTAGTTGCATTGTTCCAATTACCGCTGTGTGTGGCCACATCCCAACaattaaaatgcagaaaaacaCAAATTCACTGTCTTGACTTGATCCTAGAGATGGCTGGGAGTTTGCTGTTTGTCCAAATGCCTCATGAAAAGCTAGAGAGTTTGCTTCACTCCCTGCTCCTCATAGCTGGTTAGCCTGAGGCCTAGGGTCTCTAGGGTAAAATCCTGCACTTAGGTTCCCTCTCTGGTTGATCTTTGAGGGCAGCAGAGTTAAGAAACCAAGAGCAGAAGTGATATAAGCTTTAGCTTCTCCCGTAAGAATATAGGGGAAGCAGCTGAAGAGAGCTCCCTGGAAGCTAGAATTTTGTTCAGGGTGGTAATAATTATGCATGAAAATGATAGTTAACTATAATGATGATTGACTTCTCTTGCACCTTTCTTCCAGAGAACTCCAAGTACATCCAGGTTTATCTCTTTGCTTTTCCTTGTGGCCTCCTTCTGAGGTGTGAGTGGGGTAgagataatttccttttttttgtagagtgatCTGCCCCCAAGGTCACAGAAGGAAGAGCCCTCTTGGGCTTTTCTTAGTGTGCAGGTGAGGGAGTATGGTATTCAGCCAGAGAGATGGACCCTATTGTCTTCTTCATCTTATTGATTTCATTACTTCTGACATTCTGAGGCCTTGAAGATTCACAAACTGGAACGAGAAATGGTAGTCTATGTGGACTCCTGATTTTTATAGGCCAGATGGtacattttgtacattttaatatgttATATTGTTCTTGTGACAGGTTAAGATTATTCTGCCCACTTTACatatgggtaaactgaggccaaGAAGTATTAAATGATTTGTCAAAACTCTTAGCAAATTGGATTAATAGTTAGATTTCTTGATGATTTGTTCTCTTGACTAGCTAATGCTACACACATTCTCTGGTAAGCTGTCAGCTTGCTGCTCATTTCCGGGAATAGATAGAACAAAATCAAGACACTGGCTTAACCTCCCCTTTTCCCTTGAGCAAGGCCCCTCAGGTAATTGTGTGGGCTTGAAGCCTGTTCTCTGATACAGTTAGTTTGCTTCTATCAGAAGTTGACCATGAGAAAGAATCTTGGTTAACTGTATCCATGGACTTTGCATCAGATCAAGCTAAAAACTTAGTTGAATAGTCATGGAATTGTTGTTTATAACGTCTGTAGAgttgaaatgtattggaattacCCTGACCATTTATCTTCCcatttaataagaaaacaaacactgtatCTATTGGAAAACAATAATATATCAGATGTTTAGGCTGTGGGAGGACATAAAATCCTATGTACTCAGGTCTGAAGCAGAAAGTGTTGCCTACAACCACTGTTCTTCCTTGTTCTCTTATTACTATTTCTGTAGTTTAGGAGAAGGGTACCTCTTTTCACTTCTGACTGGAAGATAAAATACTGGGCTGATCTTGATGGAAATAATCATTTGGGCATCACTCTCTCTCACTTGAGCAGCTGTTTTCTAAGTGGTGCTGGTATTCCAGTTAGAAACAACAGAGCATGAACCAGGTTAAGGGTGGCAAATAAGTTTCAACTTGATTGCCAactctattttatttgatatctGGACTGCCAAGTTCGTAATTTCTGAAGCTGTGTTTAGGCTTAGCTGGAAAGAGCTGTGATCAATTGATGTCTGCCAGAGGCCTGGCTTAAGGGTGCTGTGGTATGTGTGCCATGCATTTTCCATCTCTGGACCAGGTGCATCTCTAATATCACTTGGGGCTGGTCCCTCTAATTGGCAGACTCAGCAGGCATGACTGGAGAGGGAAGTCCCAATGGTGCTAGAATGGTGCTGCAGTGGCAGAAGACGGCTCACGAGTGAGGTCTGGAAGAACAACAGGGAAGACATCCATCATTTGCTCCAAAGTGTGCAAGTCAAATCCTGGGGAGAATCATGATAACCCTGATCACTGAGCAGCTACAGAAGCAGACTCTGGATGAGCTGAAATGCACACGCTTCAGCATCAGTCTGGTAAAAGACCAGTCTTCCTGCTTCTCCACGACCCCCTCCCCCTTTTTTCTGAGGCTGATTGTTGCTATTACTTTACTCTTGTCCTGTGCTGTATGAATCATGGTACTTAACCTGGAAGAGCCCACTAATGGCTCAAAACCCAGCCCAAAAGGAAGGGGGCAGGGATTTTTCCACCGATAGAGAAGGGACAGCAAAACTTGGGTGGAGAAGGGTTTGAGATGTTGGAAGATGTAGATTGTTTGACTTACTAACTTTGGAAAGACAAGAGGAAGAACACTTAATGTCCCTAACATCCCTGTAGCTCATGAATCGCAGAGGAGAACTGAAGAGGGCTTCCTAGAAATGTGTCAGAGTGTCCTGAATCCAAATCATGATGGGTATTCTCTCTTTCTTAGCCTTTGCCTGATCATGCAGACATCTCCAACTGTGGGAACCCTTTCCAGCTTGTGTCTGGTAAGGCatcgtgtgtgtttgtgtacgtgtgtgtaccCATTCCTCTCTCCACACATTTCTATCATTGGTTTCCAGTGACCAGGGCTAGCGAGCCTACCTCTAGAAATTTCTTGCCAGGGTCAACTTCTGAGATTGGCAGTTGTCTTTCATGTTCTAGCATGAAAGTTATCTGGTTGGTTTGCTCTTATTCTAGCTTTGTGGGGACTTGTATAATCTAattttttgaataggtaatacattcacatgtcaaaattttaaaaataacaacaaaaaggttaTGCTGAAAAAAGTCTCTCTTACTCTCCTGTTCCCTATCTACCCAGCTTCTACCACCTCCCTAAAAGTATTAGTTTCTTATACAGTATATGTGACTagaatttctttatataaaaagaagcaaatgtatatatttatttcctttcttttttaagttctgggatacatgtgcagaacgtgcaggtttgttacataggtgtacttgtgccatggtggttaGCTGCACctattttatttccacatttttaacACAAAAGGTTGCATACTATGTATTATtttgtacctttaaaaaaaaaaaatggaaccgggtctggtgggtcacacctataatcccagcactttgggaggccgaggcgggcagatcacctgaggtcgggagtttgagaccagcctgaccaacacggagaaaccccatctctactaaaaatataaaattagccaggcgtggtggcgcatgcctgtaatcccagctactcgggaggctgaggcaggagaattgcttgaacccaggaggtggagtttgcggtaagccaagattgcgccattgcactccagcctggataacaagagcaaaactccgtctcaaaaaaaaaaaaaaaaaaatcgctggacacagtggctcacgcctgtaatcctagcactttgggaggccgaggtgggcggatcatgaggtcaggagttcgagaccagcctggccaacacagtgaaaccctgtctctactaaaaatacaaaaattagcctggcatggtggtgcacacctgtaatcccagctactcgggagggcaaggcaggagaatcacttgaacccaggaggcggaggttgtggtgagcccagatcatgccactgcactccagcctgcgcaacaaagcaagactccatatcaaaacaaaaaacaaaaaaggacttTAATATAGCTAGGAGATCTTTCCCTATCAGAATGCTGAGCATTCCCTTGTTATATATAGCTGCATATTATTACACTGCATAGATGTACAGTGGCTTATTTAATGAGTTTTCTATTGATGtgcatttaggttatttccaatcTTGTTTGGATACATAAAACTGTAgtgggccagacatggtgactcatgcctgtaatcccagcactttgggaggccgaggtgggcagatagcatgaggctaggagttcgagaccagcctggccagcatggtgaaaccccgtctctactaaaaatacaaaaattagccgggcatggtggcaggcgcctataatcccagctactcgggaggctgaggcaggagaatcgctggaatccaggaggcggaggttgcagtgagccgagatcgtgcccaccgcactccagcctgggcaacagagcgagatgccatctcaaaaaaaaaaaaaaaaaaaagaaaaactgtagtgAATAACCTTGTAAATATGTCATTTTTTCACATGTGAAAATATATCTGAGGTATAAATTCCTAGATTATTAATTCCTCAGTTAAAGGGCCCCTGATCGTAGGGACATTTAGATGGAGGCATCACTGGTGGACAATCAGAACTCCCTAACTCATGCTGCTCAGCTGTTCtgcatctcattttcttttctgggatACCTAGCAAGGGAAGTGAGTTGGCAAAAACGTGTTCATTCAGTCTCTTCCTCCTGTTTCTTAAAGACTTGCTGAAAGCCAGGTATTGTGTCATAAGTATAGAGCAGGAACTCATGGTCTCTGCCCTCATAGTGGTTAGTAGAGGGAAGAACTATAGACCAAATACACTCAGTATGAATTTTGCCACCATCAAGTCTGACTTCATATACTTGTCATTTGCCCCAAATATCCAGCCCCTGCAGAATTCCAGCCAGCTAGCCAGAGGAGTTTGGACTAGGCCCTTTGTCCCTTAATGAGCCGTCTCCCAAAAGTCACAATTTTGGTTGGAATACAGTGAGTGAGGATTGTTTCTTTTAGttcattttcccttccttctcttggTCCCTCCATCTGTTTGGATTTAATAGAAGGCCTAGGGGAAGGGAATCGGAATATGTGGGTGACCAGACACAAAGGAAGATGAGCAGCACAAAGTCAGGGTTTCCCAAGCCCAGGTTTCACTGTCAAAGGCCTTCCCCACCCTGTTTGCCCTCCCTAGGAATAAAAGTGATCTCTTACCTGCCTGATTACTTCTTACTTCTTGGCATTCCTAACTCCTGACTTGGTGCTGTTGACACATGAGGAGAGGAAAGGCCGAGGAAGGAGAGCATAGGCCTGCTTTTCAGCATCCAGGGCAAGCGTGGGGGAGGAGCGGGGGAGAGATGAGCAGGACACTCACAAACGTGTTTGTTTCTCTTGACTTCTTTTACCTTTGAGAGGGAGTGGCAGGCAGTAGATGAAATGTTTTTGATTCCAGGTAGTTGGTCACAATGGAGGCAATAGAGCATAGTGGTTTAAAAACCTAGCCTTTGCATCAGACAGACCTGAATTTGAATCCTCCTTTGGTCTTTTGATTGCTATGTGATTTTGGGAAAGTTATTGAATTtctcttatctgtgaaatggggataatgataatgATACTACCTACCTCATAAGGTTTTTGGAAATTTTCACATAAAATGCTCCATACATTATGTGGCAAATGGTAAGTTCTTAAAAAATGTAAGCTATCAttaatattattcttattataaatGCTTTCCAGAAGGTGCTTCCTGGAGGGGCCTGCCCCACTGTTCCTGTGCTGAGTTCCAGGACAGCCTCAACTTCAGCTACCATCCCTCAGGCCTGAGCCTGCACCTCAGACCACCCAGTCGGGGAAGCTCCCCCAAGGAGCAGCCCCTCTCCCAAGTCCTAAGACCTGAGCCCCCAGATCCAGAGAAGCTTCCTGTGCCCCCTGCCCCTCCATCCAAGAGGCACTGCCGCTCACTCTCAGTGCCCGTGGACCTGTCTCGCTGGCAGCCGGTGTGGCGGCCCGCCCCCTCCAAGCTGTGGACTCCCATCAAGCACCGGGGCAGTGGTGGAGGGGGTGGGCCGCAGGTGCCTCACCAGAGCCCCCCGAAGCGGGTCTCCAGCCTCAGGTTCCTCCAAGCTCCCAGTGCCTCTTCTCAATGTGCCCCAGCCCACAGACCCTACAGCCCTCCTTTCTtcagcctggccctggcccaaGATTCCTCTCGACCCTGCGCCACCTCCCCTCAAAGTGGCTCCTGGGAGAGTGATGCTGAGTCCTTGTCACCTTGCCCACCTCAGCGCCGCttctccctgtcacccagtctgggcCCGCAGGCAAGCCGCTTCTTGCCCTCTGCCCGGAGCTCTCCCGCATCCTCCCCAGAGCTGCCCTGGCGACCTCGAGGTCTCCGCAACCTTCCCCGAAGCCGCTCACAGCCTTGTGATCTGGATGCCCGCAAAACTGGGGTCAAGCGGCGCCACGAGGAAGACCCCCGGCGTCTGCGGCCTTCCTTGGACTTTGACAAGATGAATCAGGTGGGACCAGCAAGACTAGGGGAGCTTAGATGGGAGTGTGGGGGGACTGTTCTGTTTCCACTTTTGAGCTAGCCCCTAGCTTCATTACCCTGCCGCCCCTGCCACCAACAGCACCTCCTTTAGCTCTTAGCTAGGGTGACCTACCATCCCAGCTTGCCTGGGACTGTCccggttttagcactgaaagtccccCCATCCTGTGAAATGCCTTAATCCTGGGAGTTAGAGAAACTGGGGTGAGACCCATGTTAAACCTTCCAACAGGGATCCCAAATTTTCCTGCAAAAGGTACTTTCCCTCCTTTCCAAGAATGCATAAGCTGCAAAAAATTGCATCAGTACCTACTCCTTGTGCCCAAAGCTGGTTTTGCCACTTGCCTGTCACTGCTTCAAAGTGGGTCTGTGAGGGCTGAAGCAAGATGGGCTGCTACAGTGTATTCATCTGTTAGACAAATGTTTTTTGACTTCCTGGTATGAGTACAATTATTGTATGTATGCACTTTGCTCACTTTTTTCATATTATTCTTTCTAAACCACTGGGTTACAAACCTCTTtaagaattaattaattttttcatacAGTCGTCCATCCCATCTGCAAACATTTACTGACTCTGACTAGGCACTGGCAGTACAAAGTAATGAAACACTGCAGATGatgttcctgccctcatggagcttctgTTCTTGAATCCAGTGGAAACAATGGGCTCCAAATTTTGTCAGAAAGTTTACAaacgccgggcatggtggctcacgcctgtaatcccagcactttgggaggccgaggcaggcggatcatgaggtcaggagattgagaccatcctggctaacacagtgaaaccccgtctctactaaaaatataaaaaattagccgggtgtggtgccgggcacctgtagtcccagctactggggaggctgaggcaggagaatggcgtgaacccgggaggcagagcttagagtgagccaggatcatgccactgcactccagcctggatgacagagtgagactctgtctcaaaaaaaaaaaaaaaagaaagtttacaaaCCTCACCCTAAAGAATTCTTGCCTTCAGGTGTAACtgtcttctttgtttgtttgacagAAACCATACTCAGGAGGTCTTTGTCTCCAAGAAACAGCCCGGGAAGGCAGCAGCATCTCTCCACCATGGTTCATGGCCTGTAGCCCCCCACCCCTCTCTGCTTCCTGCAGCCCCACTGGGGGTTCCTCCCAGGTGCTGAGTGAAAgcgaagaggaggaggagggggctgtGCGGTGGGGTCGGCAGGCGCTGAGCAAGCGGACACTGTGCCAGCAGGACTTTGGGGACCTGGACTTGAATTTGATTGAGGAAAACTAAAACTGAGAGGCTACTTCCTGGGGCCACACAGACTGACTCTCTCATGGCTACTAACAAGTGTCGAGGCCCCAAGGCTGGGGGCCGAGCCTGGGAATGGGGGTGAGTGGAGGGCTCCGACTCAGGGCAGCCGGAAATCTTCTCGCTCCAGCAAGCTCGACCATGCCAAGAGACTGGCCGGGACAAGATAAACGGAGCTGGTGGCGGGAGGGACAGCCCCAGAGCAGACCCTTCCCATGGCGGCCCTGAGTGTGAGTATCCCTGCCACCAAGAGAGCAATGGGCAGGGAAGGAAGGGGTCTGCCGACCCCAGCTCGGGGAATTTCACTAGCCCCTTTGCTTCAAAGGGCACTTGTGTCTTAGAATTTGGCCAGGGTGGGGGGTTGAGTCAGCCCTCTCAGAGAAACTGCGTGAGAGTGTGTGCGTGCATGGGAGTGTATTTGTGGAAAGGTGTGTTTGCGTAGCCTTAGGGAAGGAAGGCAATTGCTCCTTAACAGCAGAGTATCATGATACCCCAGGATCTTGAGTTTTTTACAGGATGTTGGGTTTGCTCAAGGAGTCAAGAGGAGGGCAccaagttttccttttttctaaataGCTCTGGAACCAGGCTTGTAATCCATAGCATCACCGACTCTGCAAAGGATTTCATTTTGGGGCACAGCAGGGTGTTTTAAGTGCTGTGACTTCAGCTAATGATCTTTGCTTcagccccaccccctccccactagCTCGATCTAGTATATTGGGGAATGCAGGTGGGGGGTGTCACCATATTTTTTCTGAGCTGGCCTTTTTTTCTCATCAGATTGTCTAGGCTATATTCCACCTGCCTCTTTTGCCCTCTTGAGTAGAGTTGCACACAGCACATGGGCAACTGAAGCAGGGTTGAGGggctctatctctctctctcctctgctgaTGGGATCCTTTTCCCCTCACCCTCTGCCCTTCTAGGTCATAGACTAGGTAGGAAGGCCCTATA is a window of Pongo pygmaeus isolate AG05252 chromosome 4, NHGRI_mPonPyg2-v2.0_pri, whole genome shotgun sequence DNA encoding:
- the FAM53C gene encoding protein FAM53C isoform X1 → MGGLGGFCEPELSPYSPQGFVGSRQRLLRAPWGERSAQSCSGRGPRSWRSREGASWRGLPHCSCAEFQDSLNFSYHPSGLSLHLRPPSRGSSPKEQPLSQVLRPEPPDPEKLPVPPAPPSKRHCRSLSVPVDLSRWQPVWRPAPSKLWTPIKHRGSGGGGGPQVPHQSPPKRVSSLRFLQAPSASSQCAPAHRPYSPPFFSLALAQDSSRPCATSPQSGSWESDAESLSPCPPQRRFSLSPSLGPQASRFLPSARSSPASSPELPWRPRGLRNLPRSRSQPCDLDARKTGVKRRHEEDPRRLRPSLDFDKMNQKPYSGGLCLQETAREGSSISPPWFMACSPPPLSASCSPTGGSSQVLSESEEEEEGAVRWGRQALSKRTLCQQDFGDLDLNLIEEN
- the FAM53C gene encoding protein FAM53C isoform X2 translates to MITLITEQLQKQTLDELKCTRFSISLPLPDHADISNCGNPFQLVSEGASWRGLPHCSCAEFQDSLNFSYHPSGLSLHLRPPSRGSSPKEQPLSQVLRPEPPDPEKLPVPPAPPSKRHCRSLSVPVDLSRWQPVWRPAPSKLWTPIKHRGSGGGGGPQVPHQSPPKRVSSLRFLQAPSASSQCAPAHRPYSPPFFSLALAQDSSRPCATSPQSGSWESDAESLSPCPPQRRFSLSPSLGPQASRFLPSARSSPASSPELPWRPRGLRNLPRSRSQPCDLDARKTGVKRRHEEDPRRLRPSLDFDKMNQKPYSGGLCLQETAREGSSISPPWFMACSPPPLSASCSPTGGSSQVLSESEEEEEGAVRWGRQALSKRTLCQQDFGDLDLNLIEEN